The following are from one region of the Mycolicibacterium helvum genome:
- a CDS encoding CoA transferase — protein MTLAQLGAEVIRVDPVGGAADYKRWPVTEAGDSIYWAGLNKSKRSVAANMRSEEGQRLVAQLIADAGILITNVAGRQWHSYEELSAQRPDLIHLEVVGRGDGSTGVDYTVNAATGFPLVTGSPAQGGPVNHVLPAWDVSCGLYAALAILAALRRRDATGAGSRIRLPLDDVALATAANLGFLTEPMVNGTQRPRLGNAIYGQYGQDYTSGDGVTFMLVALTSRHFRDLAELTGTAKAVAAVAEALGADFNDEGQRYEHRAVLSGLFAPWFTSHTAEQVAAALSQTSVLWDRYLDFAEVAEDPRVTANPLFTMLAQPRIGNYLAPGLPMSVDGAHVAAQPAPALGDDTAAVLTEAGFTAEKIASLVESGTVATGTKLT, from the coding sequence ATGACTCTGGCGCAGCTGGGTGCCGAGGTCATCAGGGTTGATCCGGTCGGCGGGGCGGCCGACTACAAGCGCTGGCCGGTGACCGAGGCCGGTGACAGCATCTACTGGGCTGGGCTCAACAAGAGCAAACGCTCGGTGGCCGCCAATATGCGCTCCGAGGAAGGCCAGCGGCTGGTTGCCCAACTGATCGCCGACGCCGGCATCCTGATCACCAATGTCGCTGGGCGGCAATGGCATTCCTATGAGGAGTTGAGTGCCCAGCGCCCAGACCTGATCCACCTGGAAGTGGTCGGCCGCGGTGACGGATCAACCGGCGTCGACTACACGGTCAACGCGGCCACCGGATTTCCGTTGGTTACCGGATCACCCGCACAGGGCGGCCCCGTCAACCACGTGCTGCCGGCCTGGGACGTCAGCTGCGGTTTGTACGCGGCTCTGGCGATCCTGGCGGCGCTGCGCCGCCGCGACGCCACCGGGGCGGGCAGCCGCATCCGGCTGCCGCTGGACGATGTCGCGCTGGCTACCGCGGCCAACCTCGGATTCCTCACCGAGCCGATGGTCAACGGCACCCAGCGTCCACGCCTGGGCAACGCGATCTACGGGCAGTACGGTCAGGACTACACCAGCGGCGACGGCGTGACCTTCATGCTGGTGGCGCTCACCAGCCGGCACTTCCGCGATCTCGCCGAGCTGACCGGTACCGCCAAAGCCGTTGCCGCGGTGGCCGAAGCGCTGGGTGCGGACTTCAACGACGAGGGCCAGCGCTACGAGCATCGTGCGGTGCTCAGCGGCTTGTTCGCGCCGTGGTTCACCAGCCACACCGCCGAGCAGGTGGCAGCCGCGCTATCGCAAACCTCGGTGCTGTGGGACCGCTACCTGGACTTCGCCGAAGTTGCCGAGGACCCACGGGTGACCGCCAACCCGTTGTTCACGATGCTGGCGCAACCCAGGATCGGCAACTACCTGGCGCCGGGTCTGCCGATGTCCGTCGACGGCGCGCACGTCGCGGCGCAGCCCGCCCCCGCGCTCGGCGACGACACCGCGGCAGTGTTGACCGAGGCTGGATTCACCGCCGAGAAGATCGCCAGTCTGGTCGAATCCGGCACCGTGGCAACGGGAACCAAGCTGACGTGA
- a CDS encoding metallophosphoesterase family protein, whose amino-acid sequence MRLLLMADTHVPKRARDLPELLWREVERADVVIHAGDWIEAGLVDELSERSNRLVGCWGNNDGPELRSRLPECADVTLDGLRFTVVHETGAASGREARMAQRFPHTDVLVFGHSHVPWDTTARTGLRLLNPGSPTDRRRQPFCTYMTAITRPGALADVLLHRIEKT is encoded by the coding sequence ATGCGTCTGCTGCTGATGGCCGACACGCACGTTCCCAAGCGCGCCCGCGACCTGCCGGAACTCCTCTGGCGGGAAGTTGAGCGCGCTGACGTCGTCATCCATGCCGGCGACTGGATCGAGGCCGGCCTCGTCGATGAACTGTCGGAGCGCTCCAACCGTCTGGTCGGCTGCTGGGGCAATAACGACGGACCGGAACTGCGGTCCCGGCTGCCTGAATGCGCCGACGTGACGTTGGACGGCCTGCGCTTCACTGTCGTTCACGAAACCGGCGCCGCCTCCGGCCGGGAAGCCCGGATGGCGCAGCGCTTTCCGCACACCGACGTGCTGGTGTTCGGCCACAGCCACGTCCCATGGGACACCACCGCGCGGACCGGGCTGCGACTGCTCAATCCCGGCTCGCCAACCGACCGGCGCCGCCAGCCGTTCTGTACGTATATGACCGCCATAACCAGGCCAGGAGCGCTGGCTGACGTGCTGCTGCACCGCATCGAGAAGACTTAG
- a CDS encoding MarR family winged helix-turn-helix transcriptional regulator: protein MNLRTDLVAELFGTVGRFRRTIRRAAGASFVTAGLTESQAELLRLVGRQPGISVSAAAAELGLAANTASTLVSKLSTDGLLVRTPDPGDRRIGRLELTTPAQRIADESRAARRAAVAEVLDELDDDDAQSLAAGIRVLAEVTTKLREKRP from the coding sequence GTGAACCTTCGCACCGATCTCGTCGCCGAGCTATTCGGCACCGTCGGCCGATTCCGTCGCACGATTCGCAGAGCCGCAGGCGCCTCGTTCGTGACCGCCGGGTTGACCGAATCGCAGGCCGAGCTGTTGCGACTGGTTGGCCGGCAGCCGGGCATCTCGGTCAGCGCGGCCGCCGCCGAACTCGGGTTGGCTGCCAATACCGCCTCCACGCTGGTGTCGAAGCTGTCGACCGACGGACTGCTGGTGCGCACACCGGACCCCGGCGATCGCCGGATAGGCCGCCTCGAGCTCACCACACCGGCCCAGCGGATCGCCGACGAATCCAGAGCCGCACGCCGCGCGGCCGTGGCCGAAGTGCTCGACGAACTCGACGATGACGACGCGCAGTCGCTGGCCGCTGGGATCCGAGTGCTGGCCGAGGTCACCACCAAGTTGCGAGAGAAGCGGCCATGA
- a CDS encoding ATP-binding cassette domain-containing protein encodes MTTPAIDCQNLTHRYGDFTAVDDLTLQVHTGETLGLLGPNGAGKTTVVRLLTTLAPIQRGQVRIFGLDARHDTMDIRYNLGYVPQQLSIEPALTGRQNVEWFARLYDVPRSVRKQRVADALEAMQLLDVADRLANTYSGGMVRRLELAQALVNQPSLLILDEPTVGLDPIARDSVWSQVASMQQEFGMTVLLTTHYMEEADVLCDRVALMHHGRLRAVGTPAELKTKIGPDASLEDVFRHYAGSGLDEAGDHSGLGTVRAGRKAARNAG; translated from the coding sequence ATGACCACACCCGCGATCGACTGCCAGAACCTGACCCACCGCTACGGCGACTTCACCGCCGTCGACGATCTGACGCTGCAGGTCCATACCGGCGAAACCCTTGGTCTGCTGGGCCCCAACGGCGCAGGCAAGACCACCGTGGTGCGGCTGCTGACCACGCTGGCCCCGATCCAGCGCGGGCAGGTGCGCATCTTCGGGCTCGACGCGCGGCACGACACCATGGACATCCGGTACAACCTCGGCTATGTGCCACAACAGCTTTCGATCGAGCCGGCGCTGACCGGCCGGCAGAATGTGGAATGGTTCGCCCGGCTCTACGACGTGCCGCGGTCGGTGCGCAAGCAACGGGTCGCCGACGCCCTGGAGGCGATGCAATTACTCGACGTCGCCGACCGGCTGGCCAACACCTATTCCGGCGGCATGGTGCGCCGCCTGGAGCTGGCTCAGGCATTGGTCAACCAGCCGTCGCTGCTGATTCTCGACGAACCGACGGTGGGGCTGGATCCCATTGCCCGCGACAGCGTTTGGTCACAGGTGGCCAGCATGCAGCAGGAGTTCGGCATGACCGTGCTGCTGACCACCCACTACATGGAGGAAGCCGACGTTCTGTGCGACCGGGTCGCGCTGATGCACCACGGCCGGCTGCGGGCGGTCGGCACCCCCGCCGAGCTCAAGACCAAGATCGGCCCCGACGCGAGCTTGGAGGACGTCTTCCGCCATTACGCCGGCTCCGGGCTCGATGAGGCAGGAGACCACAGCGGCCTCGGCACGGTCCGGGCCGGGCGGAAGGCGGCACGCAATGCCGGTTGA
- a CDS encoding ABC transporter permease — translation MPVESAITPRLLRAPRGWRRVPSLAGRMETFAWVELQKLRHDRTELFTRMVQPALWLLIFGTTFNRLHVIDTGSVPYLAFLAPGIIAQSALFISIFYGIQIVWDRDAGILAKLMVTPAPASALVTGKAFAAGVRSIAQVVGVLALAYIMGIHMTYNPLRILAAMGVVMLGSAFFACLSMALAGLVRNRDRLMGIGQAITMPLFFASNALYPVSVMPEWLRWLSRVNPLSYEVDSLRLLLVGIPSAHPWLDLGVLALSAVIGVAAASALLRRLVR, via the coding sequence ATGCCGGTTGAATCCGCTATCACGCCCCGCCTGCTGCGGGCGCCGCGCGGCTGGCGGCGAGTGCCCAGTTTGGCCGGCCGGATGGAAACGTTCGCGTGGGTCGAGTTACAGAAGCTGCGCCACGACCGCACCGAACTGTTCACCCGCATGGTGCAACCGGCGTTGTGGCTGCTGATCTTCGGCACGACGTTCAACCGGTTGCACGTCATCGATACCGGCTCGGTACCGTACCTGGCGTTCCTGGCTCCGGGCATCATCGCCCAATCGGCACTGTTCATTTCGATCTTCTACGGCATCCAGATCGTCTGGGATCGCGATGCCGGCATCCTGGCCAAGCTCATGGTGACCCCGGCCCCCGCGTCGGCGTTGGTGACAGGTAAGGCGTTTGCCGCGGGGGTCCGTTCGATAGCGCAGGTGGTCGGTGTGCTGGCGCTGGCCTACATCATGGGTATCCACATGACCTACAACCCATTACGGATCCTGGCCGCGATGGGTGTGGTGATGCTCGGGTCGGCGTTCTTCGCCTGCCTGTCGATGGCGCTGGCCGGGCTGGTGCGCAACCGGGACCGGCTGATGGGAATCGGGCAGGCGATCACGATGCCGTTGTTCTTCGCCTCCAATGCGCTGTACCCGGTGTCGGTGATGCCGGAATGGCTGCGCTGGCTGTCCCGGGTGAATCCGCTCAGCTACGAGGTGGATTCGCTGCGGCTGCTGCTGGTGGGCATCCCGTCGGCGCATCCGTGGCTGGACCTGGGCGTGCTGGCACTGTCCGCGGTGATCGGTGTCGCCGCGGCGTCGGCGCTGCTGCGCCGGCTGGTGCGGTAG
- a CDS encoding NADH-ubiquinone oxidoreductase-F iron-sulfur binding region domain-containing protein, giving the protein MTTAPQLPRLLAAPGPGLAEHHLQFGALPDAAGQDLIPLLEQAGLSGRGGAGFPTARKIAAITGPKSVVVGNGAEGEPLSRKDAVLLTQAPHLVLDGLDAAAAAVEADTVYLYVHSAAVPAVTRALDERRAAGLDRYRVAVVEAPDRFVAGEESAAVRRIEGGPALPRDRTVLTAISGVRGRPTLVNNVETLAHIALIARFGPRWFRSVGDQADPGSLLITLSGALNNTGVIEVPTGALLTSLIERNGGTDPRTVRAILVGGYHGSWIPAKAFEGSGLSRAGLKALGASPGAGVIHALGVGECGLARTAEIASYLAEQSARQCGPCRNGLPRLEQLLNDLAYTRVSDSLVKEIRRIVRLVEGRGSCRHPDGTARMIRSALGAFATDVEHHRHRRCEATSVSPAVSTARP; this is encoded by the coding sequence ATGACCACGGCACCGCAGCTTCCCCGTCTGCTCGCCGCGCCGGGACCCGGTCTGGCCGAACATCACCTGCAGTTCGGTGCCCTGCCCGATGCCGCCGGCCAGGACTTGATCCCGTTACTCGAGCAGGCCGGCCTGTCGGGGCGCGGCGGCGCGGGTTTCCCGACGGCTCGCAAGATCGCCGCGATCACCGGACCCAAGTCGGTAGTGGTGGGCAACGGCGCCGAGGGCGAGCCGCTGAGCCGTAAGGATGCGGTCCTGCTGACACAGGCGCCGCATCTGGTCCTCGACGGCCTGGATGCCGCGGCAGCGGCAGTCGAGGCCGACACGGTCTACCTGTATGTGCACTCGGCCGCCGTGCCGGCGGTGACCCGCGCGCTCGACGAGCGCCGCGCCGCCGGGCTCGATCGGTATCGGGTCGCCGTGGTCGAGGCTCCCGACAGGTTCGTCGCGGGGGAGGAGTCCGCGGCTGTCAGACGGATCGAGGGCGGCCCCGCGCTGCCGCGCGACCGCACTGTCTTGACCGCGATCTCGGGGGTTCGCGGACGGCCGACTTTGGTGAACAACGTTGAAACACTGGCTCATATCGCGCTGATCGCTCGATTCGGGCCGCGCTGGTTCCGGTCGGTGGGCGATCAGGCAGACCCCGGCAGCCTGCTGATCACGTTGTCCGGAGCGCTGAACAACACCGGTGTCATCGAGGTTCCGACCGGTGCACTCCTGACGAGCTTGATCGAACGCAACGGCGGCACCGACCCTCGCACTGTGCGCGCGATTCTCGTCGGTGGCTATCACGGCAGTTGGATTCCCGCGAAAGCCTTCGAGGGCAGCGGATTATCGCGGGCGGGTTTGAAGGCACTGGGGGCGAGCCCGGGTGCCGGGGTCATTCACGCCCTCGGGGTCGGCGAGTGCGGGCTCGCGCGCACCGCGGAGATCGCCAGTTATCTCGCCGAGCAGAGCGCCCGCCAGTGCGGACCGTGCCGCAATGGCCTACCTCGGCTGGAGCAGCTGCTCAACGACCTTGCCTACACCCGGGTCAGCGACAGCCTGGTCAAGGAGATACGCAGAATCGTCCGGCTGGTCGAAGGCCGAGGATCGTGTCGACATCCCGACGGGACTGCCCGGATGATCCGCAGCGCACTCGGCGCCTTCGCCACCGACGTCGAGCACCATCGTCATCGCCGCTGCGAAGCCACCTCGGTTTCGCCGGCGGTCTCGACAGCTCGCCCATAA
- a CDS encoding ferric reductase-like transmembrane domain-containing protein has translation MTSEALWALGRGTGITALGFLTVSLAMGIATRSGRPLFVLPRFAVADVHRFAALAGTLLIVLHMGLLFFDPYAQLRLVDFVVPFLGAYRPLWQGLGTLAFDVLVVVIVTSLLRQRIGLRIFRAVHWATYALWPIALGHALGNGTDTDRAWFLAFAGCCALIVAGVLVWRLRANYTEYADAQTGRS, from the coding sequence ATGACCAGCGAGGCGCTCTGGGCCCTGGGCCGGGGCACCGGCATCACGGCGCTCGGCTTCCTCACTGTCTCGCTGGCAATGGGGATCGCCACCCGATCGGGCCGTCCGTTGTTCGTGCTGCCGCGTTTCGCCGTCGCCGATGTCCACCGCTTCGCCGCGTTGGCCGGAACCCTGTTGATCGTGCTGCACATGGGGCTGCTGTTCTTCGACCCGTACGCGCAGCTGCGACTTGTCGACTTCGTGGTTCCGTTCCTCGGCGCGTACCGACCGCTGTGGCAAGGCCTGGGCACGCTCGCCTTTGACGTGCTCGTCGTGGTGATCGTCACCAGCCTGCTGCGTCAGCGGATCGGGTTGCGGATCTTCCGCGCGGTGCACTGGGCGACGTACGCGCTCTGGCCGATCGCTTTGGGGCATGCGCTCGGGAACGGAACCGACACCGATCGCGCGTGGTTCCTGGCGTTCGCCGGGTGTTGCGCGCTGATCGTGGCCGGCGTCCTGGTGTGGCGGCTGCGGGCCAACTACACCGAGTATGCCGACGCGCAGACCGGACGCTCATGA
- the recD gene encoding exodeoxyribonuclease V subunit alpha — translation MTADVVDLAHWRHAQHADGLLRTFNDAEVIESADVLVAQRLTAMAGEPDDRVALAVAFVVRAVRGGSVCVALPALQDQIAKPDLPWPVAQEWLGAVAASPLLDSPPVLHLEKDLLYLDRYWLEERQVAADVLGLVAVRPLGAVPAIDRLFPAGYEEQRRAAEIALSQGLTVLTGGPGTGKTTTVARLLALLAEQAELSQEPRLRIALAAPTGKAAARLQEAVQLEVDGLESVDRDRLPGLRATTLHRLLGSRPDTSSRFRHHRGNRLPHDVIVVDETSMVSLTMMARLVEAVRPQARLLLVGDPDQLASVEAGAVLADLVEGLGSQGHTPIATLVTSHRFGVSIGRLASAIRLGEADRALEVLAAGGEHIEWIDTDQPTDHLRRIVVPHALRLREAAILGDAQAALATLEEHRLLCAHRNGPYGATYWNRQVERWLTEATDMPLWASWYVGRPVLATANDYGLGIYNGDVGVAVLRGGALRAVMAGADGALELATSRLADIETMHAMTIHKSQGSQATEITVLLPPADSRLLTRELLYTAITRARTKVRVIGSAEQLHAAVARRAVRASGLSRRLRDESV, via the coding sequence ATGACGGCGGATGTGGTGGACCTCGCGCATTGGCGGCATGCTCAGCACGCCGACGGGCTGCTGCGGACCTTCAACGACGCCGAGGTGATCGAGTCCGCCGATGTGCTTGTGGCGCAACGCCTGACGGCGATGGCCGGTGAGCCCGATGATCGGGTGGCGCTGGCTGTCGCATTCGTGGTGCGCGCGGTGCGCGGCGGTTCGGTGTGCGTGGCCCTGCCTGCCCTGCAGGATCAGATCGCGAAGCCCGACCTGCCATGGCCCGTCGCGCAAGAGTGGCTGGGTGCCGTGGCGGCCAGCCCGTTGCTCGATTCGCCCCCGGTGCTACACCTCGAGAAAGACCTGCTCTACCTGGACCGGTACTGGCTCGAGGAGCGCCAGGTCGCCGCCGACGTGCTGGGCCTGGTCGCGGTTCGACCGCTGGGGGCGGTGCCCGCCATCGACCGGCTTTTCCCCGCGGGCTACGAAGAGCAGCGACGAGCCGCGGAGATCGCACTGTCGCAGGGGTTGACGGTGCTCACCGGCGGTCCGGGCACCGGCAAGACCACCACGGTGGCCAGACTGCTGGCGCTGCTCGCCGAACAGGCGGAGCTGAGCCAGGAGCCACGCCTGCGCATCGCGCTGGCCGCACCGACCGGGAAGGCGGCCGCCCGCTTGCAGGAGGCAGTCCAGCTCGAGGTCGACGGCCTCGAATCCGTTGACCGCGACCGGTTACCCGGGCTCCGGGCGACCACGCTGCACCGGTTGCTGGGCAGCCGCCCGGACACGTCGTCGCGGTTTCGCCATCACCGCGGCAACCGGCTGCCGCACGACGTGATCGTCGTCGACGAAACATCGATGGTGTCGCTGACGATGATGGCCCGACTGGTCGAAGCGGTGCGCCCCCAGGCGCGCCTACTACTGGTCGGCGACCCGGACCAGCTGGCGTCGGTCGAAGCCGGGGCGGTGTTGGCCGATCTGGTCGAGGGCCTGGGCTCGCAGGGGCACACCCCGATCGCCACGCTCGTCACGTCACATCGGTTCGGGGTGTCGATTGGCCGACTGGCCAGCGCGATCCGTCTCGGTGAAGCAGATCGTGCCCTCGAAGTGCTGGCTGCCGGTGGCGAGCACATCGAATGGATCGACACCGACCAACCGACAGATCACCTGCGCAGAATCGTTGTGCCCCATGCCCTGCGGCTGCGCGAGGCCGCGATACTCGGCGACGCGCAAGCGGCGCTGGCCACGTTGGAAGAGCACCGGCTGCTGTGCGCGCACCGCAATGGTCCCTACGGCGCCACCTACTGGAACCGTCAGGTCGAACGTTGGCTGACCGAGGCGACCGATATGCCGCTGTGGGCGTCCTGGTACGTCGGCCGACCAGTTCTGGCCACCGCCAACGACTACGGACTGGGCATCTACAACGGCGACGTCGGGGTGGCGGTGCTGCGTGGCGGTGCGCTGCGAGCGGTGATGGCCGGAGCCGACGGCGCGCTCGAGCTCGCGACAAGTCGGCTCGCCGATATCGAAACCATGCACGCGATGACCATCCACAAGAGTCAGGGCAGCCAGGCCACCGAGATCACCGTGCTGTTGCCGCCCGCGGATTCCCGGCTGCTGACCCGGGAGTTGCTGTATACCGCGATCACCCGGGCCAGGACCAAGGTGCGGGTGATCGGCTCGGCCGAGCAGTTGCACGCCGCGGTGGCGCGCAGGGCGGTGCGGGCCAGTGGGCTGAGCCGGCGGTTGCGCGACGAGTCGGTGTGA
- the recB gene encoding exodeoxyribonuclease V subunit beta gives MTPFDLLGPLPTPRSTTVLEASAGTGKTFALAGLVTRYVAEGAATLDQMLLITFSRAASQELRERVRGQILHAVRAFDDPALVGDNKVVAQLVTGTDEQRTDRRTRLRDALAGFDAATIATTHQFCQLVLRSLGVAGDTDAGVTLVESLDDLVGEIVDDLYLAHFGREREDPLLSYADALRLAREVVKNPSTELRPREPDPDSRAAVCLHFATCVQSELEIRKRRLGVLGYDDLLSRLADALDSPDSPARLRMHQRWPIVMVDEFQDTDPVQWKVIDRAFSQCSTLILIGDPKQAIYAFRGGDIVTYLQAAETAGDKRTLVTNWRSDAALVDRLQVVLGGAELGDHRIVVHRVEAHHRGSRLAGGTRTDPFRLRVVRRETFGRRGIQNMPIDELRSHVGRDLAADIGALLSGDTTFDGEQVQARDIAVIVEKHKDARTCFRALTAAGIPAVYTGDSDVFDSEAAEDWLCLLEAFDQPHRPGLVRAAAATMFFGETAETLAAGGDELTDRMTETLREWAAHARERGVAAIFEAAQLHGMADRVLSWVGGERHMTDLAHMTQLLQDAAHREHYNLPALRDWLRHQREERSGATERNRRLDSDAAAVQIMTVWASKGLQYPIVYLPFAFNRNVQERDLILFHDEGARCLHIGGKDSPDYNAVERLGRKESASDDSRLTYVAMTRAQAQVVAWWAPSWDEPNGGLSRLLRGRRPGESAVPDRCEPAKISDDDALARLREWEAAGGPVIEDSVVATVASVPHERPSADIDERHFHRSIDTAWRRTSYSGLIRSAENDGVSSEPEVSELDDEIGDIPLLEPVAGPDVPSPMADLPSGAKFGTLVHAVLETADPFAADLAAELQTQIERHSVWWPVDVPAAELAAALVPLHDTPLGPLADGLTLRQIGLRDRLREMDFEFPLAGGDLRPSARDIRLADVGRLLRAHLPADDPLAAYVDRLSGGALGSQPLRGYLSGSVDAVLRVPDQAGHRYLVVDYKTNWLGEPDKPLTAADYQRPRLAEAMLHSDYPLQALLYSVVLHRFLRWRQPGYDPECHLGGVLYLFVRGMCGPATPTAEGHPAGVFSWRPTAALVVALSDLLDGQQVAA, from the coding sequence ATGACGCCGTTCGATCTGCTCGGACCCCTGCCGACGCCCCGAAGCACCACTGTGCTGGAGGCCAGCGCGGGCACGGGCAAAACCTTTGCTCTGGCGGGTCTGGTGACCCGGTACGTCGCCGAGGGCGCCGCGACGCTTGACCAGATGCTGCTCATCACTTTCAGCCGGGCGGCGAGCCAGGAGCTACGGGAACGGGTGCGGGGCCAAATCCTGCACGCGGTACGGGCATTCGACGATCCCGCGCTGGTTGGCGACAATAAGGTGGTGGCGCAACTTGTCACGGGCACCGACGAACAGCGCACCGACCGCCGGACCCGGTTACGCGACGCGCTCGCCGGTTTCGACGCCGCCACCATCGCCACCACGCATCAGTTCTGTCAGCTGGTGCTGAGATCCCTTGGGGTAGCCGGGGACACCGACGCCGGGGTCACGCTGGTCGAAAGCCTCGACGACCTGGTCGGTGAGATCGTCGACGACCTCTACCTCGCCCACTTCGGCCGAGAGCGTGAGGACCCCTTGCTGAGCTACGCTGACGCGCTGCGGCTGGCCCGCGAGGTGGTGAAGAACCCGTCGACGGAACTGCGGCCACGTGAGCCCGATCCGGATTCGCGCGCCGCGGTCTGTCTGCACTTCGCGACATGTGTGCAAAGCGAATTGGAGATACGCAAGCGGCGGCTGGGCGTCCTGGGTTACGACGATCTACTCAGCCGGCTCGCCGACGCGCTGGACAGCCCCGATTCGCCGGCCCGGCTTCGGATGCATCAGCGCTGGCCGATCGTCATGGTCGACGAGTTCCAGGACACCGATCCCGTGCAGTGGAAGGTCATCGACCGGGCGTTCAGCCAGTGCTCCACGCTGATCCTCATCGGGGACCCGAAGCAGGCGATCTACGCTTTCCGCGGCGGTGACATCGTCACCTACCTGCAGGCGGCCGAGACCGCAGGTGACAAGAGGACGCTCGTCACCAACTGGCGCAGCGACGCCGCGCTCGTCGATCGTCTGCAGGTCGTGCTGGGCGGTGCCGAGCTGGGTGACCATCGCATCGTCGTGCACCGTGTCGAAGCACATCACCGCGGCAGTCGACTGGCCGGCGGCACTCGCACCGATCCGTTCCGGCTGCGGGTGGTTCGCCGGGAGACGTTCGGCCGCAGAGGCATCCAGAACATGCCGATCGACGAGCTGCGGTCGCACGTCGGCAGGGATCTGGCGGCTGACATCGGTGCCCTGCTGAGCGGCGACACCACCTTCGACGGCGAGCAGGTGCAAGCCCGCGACATCGCGGTGATCGTCGAGAAGCACAAGGACGCCCGGACCTGCTTCCGGGCGCTCACCGCCGCGGGCATTCCCGCGGTCTACACCGGCGACTCGGACGTGTTCGACTCCGAGGCCGCCGAGGACTGGCTCTGCCTCCTCGAGGCGTTCGACCAGCCGCACCGGCCCGGGCTCGTGCGAGCGGCGGCGGCGACGATGTTCTTCGGCGAGACTGCCGAAACCCTTGCCGCGGGCGGTGACGAGCTGACCGACCGGATGACCGAGACCCTGCGCGAATGGGCCGCCCATGCCCGCGAGCGCGGCGTCGCGGCCATCTTCGAGGCCGCCCAACTGCACGGCATGGCCGATCGGGTGTTGTCCTGGGTGGGCGGTGAGCGGCACATGACCGACCTGGCGCACATGACGCAGCTGCTGCAGGACGCCGCTCACCGCGAGCACTACAACCTGCCGGCCCTGCGGGACTGGCTGCGTCACCAGCGTGAGGAGCGCAGCGGCGCGACCGAACGGAACCGCCGCCTGGACAGTGACGCCGCGGCCGTGCAGATCATGACGGTGTGGGCCAGCAAGGGCCTGCAGTACCCGATCGTGTACCTGCCGTTCGCGTTCAATCGCAATGTCCAGGAGCGCGATCTGATTCTGTTCCACGACGAGGGGGCGCGCTGCCTGCACATCGGCGGCAAGGACAGTCCGGACTACAACGCCGTCGAGCGGCTGGGTCGCAAGGAGTCCGCCAGCGACGACAGCCGTTTGACCTATGTTGCGATGACGCGGGCGCAGGCCCAGGTGGTGGCGTGGTGGGCGCCGTCGTGGGACGAACCCAACGGCGGGCTGTCGCGGCTGCTGCGCGGCCGTCGGCCCGGGGAGTCGGCGGTGCCGGATCGCTGTGAGCCGGCCAAGATCAGCGACGACGACGCGCTGGCCCGGTTGCGAGAGTGGGAGGCTGCCGGCGGCCCGGTGATCGAGGACTCGGTTGTTGCCACCGTGGCGTCAGTGCCGCACGAACGTCCGTCCGCCGATATCGACGAACGGCACTTCCACCGCAGCATCGACACCGCGTGGCGGCGCACCTCGTACTCGGGCCTGATCCGGTCGGCCGAGAATGACGGGGTCAGCAGCGAACCCGAGGTGAGCGAACTGGACGACGAGATCGGCGACATTCCGTTGCTGGAACCGGTTGCAGGCCCTGATGTTCCATCGCCGATGGCGGATCTGCCGAGCGGCGCGAAGTTCGGCACCCTGGTGCATGCGGTGCTGGAGACCGCCGATCCGTTCGCGGCCGATCTCGCCGCCGAACTCCAGACCCAGATCGAGCGGCACTCGGTGTGGTGGCCTGTCGACGTTCCCGCTGCCGAGTTGGCTGCGGCACTGGTGCCGCTGCACGACACCCCGTTGGGCCCACTCGCCGATGGGTTGACACTGCGCCAGATCGGATTGCGGGACCGGTTGCGGGAGATGGATTTCGAGTTCCCGTTGGCCGGCGGTGATCTGCGGCCGAGCGCGCGCGATATCCGTCTCGCCGATGTGGGCCGGCTGCTGCGGGCGCACCTGCCGGCCGATGATCCGCTGGCCGCCTACGTCGACCGGTTGAGCGGCGGCGCGCTCGGGTCACAGCCGCTGCGTGGCTATCTCAGCGGCTCGGTCGACGCGGTGCTGCGGGTTCCCGACCAGGCGGGGCATCGTTACCTGGTGGTCGACTACAAGACGAACTGGCTCGGTGAACCGGACAAGCCGCTGACGGCTGCGGACTACCAGCGCCCGCGTCTGGCCGAGGCGATGCTGCACTCGGACTACCCATTGCAGGCGCTGCTGTATAGCGTTGTTCTGCACCGTTTTCTGCGCTGGCGCCAACCCGGTTACGACCCGGAGTGCCACCTGGGTGGGGTGCTGTATCTGTTCGTGCGGGGGATGTGCGGGCCGGCTACGCCCACGGCCGAGGGGCATCCCGCCGGGGTGTTCAGCTGGCGGCCGACCGCGGCCCTGGTGGTCGCCCTGTCGGACCTGCTCGACGGTCAGCAGGTGGCGGCATGA